A part of Syntrophorhabdaceae bacterium genomic DNA contains:
- a CDS encoding flagellar hook capping FlgD N-terminal domain-containing protein: MAINGVTYNTVQGNTAVSKNATMVSKDDFLKILVTQLKYQNPLEPQKPEQFLTQLSQLTQVEQLQNMTNALESMKKSMEQSNISQWISTVGKKMKVDSSILSKGDEVYLKPNGDFDEIVITKTNLNTGSTETETLKKGDPLVYKHEGNESVAITVTATKSKKTVGCTANVYRVISGVNVEQGVPLLVAGNGDQYTVDKIKEIQ; encoded by the coding sequence ATGGCAATAAATGGGGTAACATACAATACGGTTCAAGGCAATACAGCTGTATCAAAAAATGCTACCATGGTTAGTAAAGATGACTTTCTCAAGATATTGGTGACGCAGCTTAAGTATCAGAACCCCCTTGAACCGCAGAAGCCAGAACAATTTTTAACCCAACTTTCACAGCTTACTCAGGTGGAACAGTTGCAGAATATGACAAATGCCCTTGAATCAATGAAAAAGTCTATGGAGCAGTCAAATATCTCCCAATGGATATCCACTGTGGGCAAAAAGATGAAGGTAGATAGTAGTATCTTATCCAAAGGGGATGAGGTCTATCTAAAGCCCAATGGTGATTTTGATGAGATTGTCATTACCAAGACAAATTTGAATACGGGTTCAACAGAGACAGAGACTCTTAAAAAGGGAGATCCTCTTGTATATAAGCATGAAGGTAATGAAAGTGTGGCAATAACGGTTACTGCAACAAAATCTAAAAAGACAGTGGGGTGCACAGCAAATGTATATAGGGTTATATCAGGTGTTAATGTAGAACAGGGTGTTCCCTTACTTGTGGCAGGAAACGGCGATCAATACACGGTAGACAAAATAAAAGAGATTCAATAA